In Bombus huntii isolate Logan2020A chromosome 11, iyBomHunt1.1, whole genome shotgun sequence, the sequence CACTTAAATCTAACATaatgtttgaaaaaatatcatataatatataaagtaatatatttttaacaaaatatatttgtatattattcGCACCTTCCCATTTGGCGCCATCACTCCTGCCATAATACGAAACAATTCGAAACTTCATATCTACAATACAGTAATTACTCCATGGAGTCAAAAGTGAAAGCTCCTTCTGCAAAAACTTATAGATCTCACGTGGTGTTTTGCATAAAacttcctttatgattcccgCTATACCCGAACGAATCGAACATATCtagtaaaaaggaaaaaaatgaagTATTTACCTAGAATTGACAGAAAGTTACCGAGGTCGAAAACATTTTAGTTATTAATTAAAGTTAGTAATTaatagttaataataaaattaaatcaatgcgcttaaatgaaaaaattacaaatacaaaACTTGTTATTAAACGTTAACGTTATTTAATTCTAATCtggaaattagaaaaattcgtaaagacgaaaatacattaaaaaattatctagGAAGACTAGaacaaattattaatcatACAAcaagtgaaataaataaatatggtTATTGACCATATCTatggaatatttttgaaattattaaattttaaataatttatataaatacctGCCGATGATTTAGGGTTATGGCACATTTATTACAAATCCAAGGAGTAGTCATATTAAGAGGATCTAGGGGTAATAACTCTCCGGAACATTTGTCAGATGCGCATAACAGTGCACCTAGCCTAGATTTAAATTCCTAATATGTACCGTTTAAAatcatacatttttatattttaatctttaatgcatatgtttatacatttaaaagtAATCATTAGATGTAAACTTGCCGTAGGATCACTGCATCTTTTGCACATGCAGGAGAAGTGCTTAGTTATACTTAAAAATTTCCGCCGTAATGTTGTATCCCAAAATAAACTCGTATAAGTGCTAGTGATCTCCTCTCCAGCAGCAATCGGAAGGGCAGCGCTAACATACATCCGAAATTCTCCATCGAAATGATGTCTTGTATTCGGTACGCAACAGTGATTTTGGAACGAGGCGATAGAATAAAGTCCTCGTAAACTCACAGAATGCTCCTTGTCGTGGACCATAATTGTTTCAAACGAATTCGTATTAAGTATTCTGCACACATGCTTCATCAATTCCATATCTTCCTCGCTTGGAGAATTGGTCACATTCTTTTTCAATTGTTCGATCTTTTcacagaaattatttttataataacaggagataaaaatgaaaaatatcataaatattttacgtaattttGATCACTAAGCAAATATTAATACCAATAATAATTATCATGTTagtaacattaatatttttagaaactGTTTTATGCGTATTAAGATTTAAAATACGATACGCAATTTTTCATACTTTATTTCCCTAATACTCTTCATTAAAtctgataatatttattattatagaaatataagtatataatGAAGTTTAGTAGTACTTAAATTTAGTCATAAGCTCATTGCTTATTCTTTAAGCACTGAAACAGACATATTTATACATCCCACCTACGcaagaaaatttctttaaaaaagtATCTTTCTCATCATTAGAGAAATCTTCAAAAAGCtaataatataacgaaatcGTACCTCGGGATAACAAGTCAGATTTTTATCAGACTGAAGCGTTGCCAAGCATTTACGCTGTTGTTCCGTTAGAAAGAGCGCACGGATGGGTACCACAGCCAGTAATAAGTTTGGGGACCAATCGGTGCCGCAAGTCGGTACCAATGATTTAAGATATTCACATTCATAATTCACATGCTTTGGCGAATTTTCACATTGAGTCGAGCAAACTGGCAAGCCACAACCTCTATCGCACGGAAATAATGCGCATTCGTTCTTGTAACATGATACGcacatttcaaaatatttgcCTATGTATTTAGGTCCGACTAATAGAGGCGAatcaatgaatattaattcattttGTTTGATGTCTCGGGTGGCGAACACGCCACGACCACCCAATAGTGAAGAACGAATAGTCCACGGTTTTGGTCCTTTCAGGAagatcttattttcctttaaatgAGACAATAACACCTCCTCTACTTTCTCTGGTTCTATAATATCCTGAAAACTCATGTTAAATAATGATACTCTAGAGTGACTCGCTTGAAAGATTCTGACGACTGATCCCAGAGGGTGGTGGTACTGTAACCAGTACTTCATATACTTCACATATACTTCACATATACTTCAGAGTATATATACGTTCAAGAATACGTTCATTATGTAATGCATTCATACAGGCTGGGCAAAAAGTTGCGGAAGGATTGGAAATATATATCCACAACATTTttcgatttaattttttcttgtttatcTTCTCGGAACTTTTGAAGTACACCTAGGATATTCATTACGGTAGGTTAGAACGTTGTTCGACGAGccgaaattataatttcatttgcaGAATTTAATTTCCAGAAATTCGAGATTCGATTAAACCCCTCGATCGCCAGACAGCTTCTGATTTTTCCCTACGTCTAAAAGGAAAAGTTACTGTAGAACATACTCGCTTATGTATATATGAAAGATCGGCGTTTCACATGGTTggttgtattattattatgcaAGCATGTAGTGCTATCGCATTTCTCGCCAGTGTATCCAGTTTCGGTCCAAAATAGAGTTGAAATTTTGTAAGTAACGCTCGTATTTCGATATCCATTACTTCGTACGTGTCATGTTTAATCGTCAATcagaaaggaagaaataaaagtcacgatgtaaagtaataatattttcgtttgccatatatttcatataaatatgagtataatgaaatagaaataaaattaacctTTCGTTAATGAACTGAGATTTTTTCGATCAATCATTAGATAAATTAGTTATTACATGTttcaaaattgaataaaaattattattgatGAATCAAATTTTCACGCAAGCGTATCCGATAGGTATTATCGTTTGTATAGTCCTAAGCGTTGCTAAGACTACCAAGTGGTCAACTACCTGCTACAAATACTAGTTAAAGTATAAAGCATATCTATATCGCATTCGGATAGTTATATCATTGAGAAAGTGTAAACCGATGGAAGTGGCGCATCATTTGCGATTCACGTTTCTTTGATCcttttgataaattaattaaagcaTTGAGATACAAGAAATTAATTGATTTTGCCatctatattaaaataattgtatacatataatttcataaatctAAATCTTTTACGGGTTTTCGTATCACATAAAAAGTTTGGAATGACCTATAGCAAACATCTATGTGAAAGTTACGCTATTTTTATTCAGAATGCATTATAGAAGGGTGCTTACTGAAAGGTTTACGAAAGAGAAGATTCTTCTTCTGGCAACATTTTTTCTCTTAACGATTGGTTTTTCACGAGGTATAAATTGCAGTGGTGATCCCTGCATGTACGGAATTTGTTTAGAAGACGCGAACAGGtacataaataattcaaaataaaataaatacttctcactctttatatttaatttaaaaaacaaaaaaacaaaaaaaaaagattataaataaaaggCGACTCTGTAtaagtttttaaaattaatatattagtCATTCGTCCCGTGCATATAATACAGCACTTATTCTTGCTACTGTATCGACGGTTACACTGGAATCAATTGCGAGATCAATTGGAATGATTGTTGGTCGAATCCTTGCCTCAACGGAGGGACATGCAACGATGCTGTTGCAGCTTATAATTGCACCTGTACTGAAGGGTTTGTAGGTAATTCATGATTCCTTCGTTTACTTTTCATGGCATGTTTCGAAAACGACGCGTTGACGTGTTAGCACAGAGGGTGAAATTAAATGATGTTCGTGCTTCGATTTCCTtacagaaaaattgtaaaattgaaatcaattttttatgttCGTATGATCACACagataatcaaatattttactattgtacattatattacgGTGTGCATTTTTAGGTATAAATTGTGAACAAAGATATAGCGAATGTTCGAATCAACCATGCCTGAATAACGGGACTTGCCTAGATTACGATGGTATTACCTGTCAATGTCCTGATGGATATTCAGGTATAGAAGCGCAAAAATTGGTACGCCGAAAGTTGTTCTATTCGATCTtacaatttgtttctttttaagGAGACTATTGCGAAATCGATGCTTCGGTTTGCAACGATACAATATGTAAAAATGGAGGTGAATGCGTGGAAGGACCTGGATTCTCTTTTTTTTGTCGCTGTTCGGAAggtgtaatattttattgaataatctaggcaatttacattttaattcgagtatttaaatataccgaagattaattctttttattgcGAAGGTTGGACAGGTCGATTGTGCGACGAAGATATTGATGAATGCATCACATCACCGTGTAAGAACGGTGGTCTTTGCATTAACATTCCTGCTTCGTACACTTGTGCTTGTTTATTTGGTAagttgtaattatttattatcagtGATGATGTAGAAActgaattcataatttataaagagTTAACTTTGTCGtattgtaaaatgttaatattaaaCCTTCTTCACAAGGATATACTGGTAAAGATTGCGATAAAGCCATCGTACCGTGCGAAGAGAATCCTTGCGAAAATGATGCAGTATGCTTATTTGAAGACGAGCGACCAGTCTGTTACTGTGTACCAGATTATCATGGTGCGTTATGCGAATTAAAATACGACGACTGTGAGTCGAAATTTGCAAATTGTGAGAACGGAGGCACTTGTATCGACGGTATCAATAGCTTCACTTGTGCTTGCCCAACGTTCTACAGTGGACCATTTTGCAATGTCTACGATCTTCCATCGACTTTCTCTACTATCGAAGAAACACTCGAGACTGATAACGATCAAAGGAGTATTACTCTTACTTCTTTTACACCAAAATCATCGACACTGCCAGAAATCGAGACATCATCGTCAATTACTGCTTCCACGACAGTACAGTCTTCGACTTCTCTTAAAAGCACTAGTCGTCTCTACACAATATGGTACCCTTTTATAGAAACAACTGATAACAGTTCTTCGACTGATAACAGTTTCAACTTTCTTAGTAGCAGTAGCGGTACCACCATTAGTAGCAACATTGGTGGTAGTACCACAGAAAGTACTCCGTTTGTTACCGATGTCTCGGCTGTGTATTCTGTTACAAGTAAGGAGATATCTCAAACTGAAACAGTCTCGTTAGAACCTCGAACATTTCCCAGTGTTTCAAGTGAAGTCTATTCGGTAACGTCGCCGATAAAAGTTGAGACGGAATATTTGACACAGAAATCGATTCACAATGAAACGACTACGactgaaattatttatcaagAGAACGGTGACAGGTTGTTCACGTCCACTGGCAATACGACTCCTGAAACTAGTAGCACGACGAGATATGTTCCAAGTACAGGGTAACAATAATCCATAAATCACGagtaattgtataaaaataatagtatGCTAAAATGAACGATCTATTCTATTTTATGTCAATTAGGAATTATCCAGATGTAACTGCATCTGTTGGAAGAACGACAGAGGAATCTACGACGACAGAAAGTGAAAGAAATAATGGTTCATTCCCTACCGTTGCATCCTCCTCCAATTTTACAGAGTTTTGGCAAAATAAAAGCTCTGACTCGAGTACGCCAATAATAGAAGTGCCAAGAACTATACCTCAGACATTTACGGATAAGTGGACCTCTACAGAATTAACAAAATCTTCAAGTACAGAAGTGGAAAGTTCTACGTCCGCCTTCGCTAACAATATCTCTTCATCTGTAACAACTAGTAGCTCTGTAAAACCGATATACGATGAGAATACTACCGATAGCGACCATGAACAATTTTCAACTAAAACTGAATCACCAACAACTTCAAAAAGTACCATAATTCCTGAATGCCATGGAATTTTGTGTTCAAGTTCCACAATATCACCTACGCGCAATGATAGCGATGCgagtattacatttttttctttcttacttagaaatacattttttgttaCGATGTTTACAATAGAGACATTATCTTTTTCTAGTGTAACTGTTCACGTCGTGAAGATTGTAAACCTGGACCAAGTATAATACGGGCGGCGTTTAATGGAAAATCTTACGCGAGACAACACGTTGATGTAGAAATTTCAAACGACAATAACGCAACGTTAAAAATTTTTGTCAGGCTTCGAACACGTTATAAGGATGGCATTATATTACATGTTTATTTCGACGATGAAAAATACGCGTTGGTATATTTGGAATATGGTTCTTTAAAGTTTCAATTCTCCTGCGGACTTGAAACTATGTTATTAGGTGAAATAGATTCGCCTATCGATAACGGGTATGAAGCGGATATTGATACGAGgtaaaataatacaaagaCGATAATATATTGCTTATCATATCCATGCATTGTATTCGCTTACTTCATATATGCAGGTTTCaatatttcatgaaaaatgaaaCTAACAAATGTTCGGCTCGTTTGCTAGTAAATGGAACAACGGCAGTCAGTGGAGAACAAACTTTACCATTACGTGGAAGTCTTCCACGACATGCCAATTTACATTTAGGTGGTATACCATTGGTATTTTCTCACTATTTCGCTCATGTCTCTATGGGATTTACTGGCTGTATGAACTCATTGAAAGTTCGTCTTtcttacatatgtatatgtatatttgaaaGCATTCGGAAAATTAAAAAGCATGTTTTATTGATATAGATAAACGATATACCACGTCATTTCATCCGTGATTCCACAGAAACGTTTCAAATTGAAGATTGCACATCGTTTCTGTGCTTATCAAATCCATGTCAAAATTTCGGTGCGTGCGAAGAAATAAATGGTGCAATACGTTGTAGATGCATAGCTGGGTAAGATAATTTGcaatttattcaacaaaatttggtattaaaaaatatcgtcAAATAGGATATTATTTAATTGAATAGATATACAGGCCCATTTTGTGAACGTTCAACGTGCGATGAAAATCCTTGTGCTTTGGGTGCAACTTGTATTAGTTCACCGGGTACGGGTTTCGTTTGCGTTTGCCCACTTGGAACTCATGGGCTCTTATGCGAAGAAGgtaatattgttataaatatacatatgtatctcgaaaataaaatataattattttttatcctACACTTCTAGATACTGTTATAATGCGACCATCATTTTCTGTACTTGTACCTGGATTCTCATCATACATTGCTTACGGCATTTCAAATTCTATAAAAGATGCAATGGAATTGAAATTGAAGGTCATACCGCGTACTTACGAACAAATATCTTTGATAGCTTATTTAGGACAAAGTGGATCACGCCAAGATCTATCCGATCATCTTTCCATAACATATGTTCGTGGTTATATTATGTTAACCTGGGATTTAGGGGCAGGTAATACATCTTAATATCTTAGATATTTACAGATTTTTTAGCCCAGTTGAATTTCGTGAAAATATTCTCTAGGCGTTCGTAGAATATTTACAAACGTTCCCTTGAGTGCTGCAACAAT encodes:
- the LOC126870911 gene encoding SET domain-containing protein SmydA-8-like isoform X1, which encodes MKYWLQYHHPLGSVVRIFQASHSRVSLFNMSFQDIIEPEKVEEVLLSHLKENKIFLKGPKPWTIRSSLLGGRGVFATRDIKQNELIFIDSPLLVGPKYIGKYFEMCVSCYKNECALFPCDRGCGLPVCSTQCENSPKHVNYECEYLKSLVPTCGTDWSPNLLLAVVPIRALFLTEQQRKCLATLQSDKNLTCYPEIEQLKKNVTNSPSEEDMELMKHVCRILNTNSFETIMVHDKEHSVSLRGLYSIASFQNHCCVPNTRHHFDGEFRMYVSAALPIAAGEEITSTYTSLFWDTTLRRKFLSITKHFSCMCKRCSDPTEFKSRLGALLCASDKCSGELLPLDPLNMTTPWICNKCAITLNHRQICSIRSGIAGIIKEVLCKTPREIYKFLQKELSLLTPWSNYCIVDMKFRIVSYYGRSDGAKWEDLSDTELNLKAKFCNDLLSVLDDLNCGDCRKRGLILYELYCTNLEKIKRFKQQPNIEEVDENQRILEKAITILQNDIISAVTFEHDKNYFKQPITV
- the LOC126870928 gene encoding protein eyes shut, with the protein product MKDRRFTWLVVLLLCKHVVLSHFSPVYPVSVQNRVEILMHYRRVLTERFTKEKILLLATFFLLTIGFSRGINCSGDPCMYGICLEDANSTYSCYCIDGYTGINCEINWNDCWSNPCLNGGTCNDAVAAYNCTCTEGFVGINCEQRYSECSNQPCLNNGTCLDYDGITCQCPDGYSGDYCEIDASVCNDTICKNGGECVEGPGFSFFCRCSEGWTGRLCDEDIDECITSPCKNGGLCINIPASYTCACLFGYTGKDCDKAIVPCEENPCENDAVCLFEDERPVCYCVPDYHGALCELKYDDCESKFANCENGGTCIDGINSFTCACPTFYSGPFCNVYDLPSTFSTIEETLETDNDQRSITLTSFTPKSSTLPEIETSSSITASTTVQSSTSLKSTSRLYTIWYPFIETTDNSSSTDNSFNFLSSSSGTTISSNIGGSTTESTPFVTDVSAVYSVTSKEISQTETVSLEPRTFPSVSSEVYSVTSPIKVETEYLTQKSIHNETTTTEIIYQENGDRLFTSTGNTTPETSSTTRYVPSTGNYPDVTASVGRTTEESTTTESERNNGSFPTVASSSNFTEFWQNKSSDSSTPIIEVPRTIPQTFTDKWTSTELTKSSSTEVESSTSAFANNISSSVTTSSSVKPIYDENTTDSDHEQFSTKTESPTTSKSTIIPECHGILCSSSTISPTRNDSDCNCSRREDCKPGPSIIRAAFNGKSYARQHVDVEISNDNNATLKIFVRLRTRYKDGIILHVYFDDEKYALVYLEYGSLKFQFSCGLETMLLGEIDSPIDNGYEADIDTRFQYFMKNETNKCSARLLVNGTTAVSGEQTLPLRGSLPRHANLHLGGIPLVFSHYFAHVSMGFTGCMNSLKINDIPRHFIRDSTETFQIEDCTSFLCLSNPCQNFGACEEINGAIRCRCIAGYTGPFCERSTCDENPCALGATCISSPGTGFVCVCPLGTHGLLCEEDTVIMRPSFSVLVPGFSSYIAYGISNSIKDAMELKLKVIPRTYEQISLIAYLGQSGSRQDLSDHLSITYVRGYIMLTWDLGAGVRRIFTNVPLSAATMAATASKSHIAYTIRIGRKGRDAWLAVDGIGNITGRVVGTMTRLDVSPILYIGSLFII
- the LOC126870911 gene encoding SET domain-containing protein SmydA-8-like isoform X2, with the translated sequence MKYWLQYHHPLGSVVRIFQASHSRVSLFNMSFQDIIEPEKVEEVLLSHLKENKIFLKGPKPWTIRSSLLGGRGVFATRDIKQNELIFIDSPLLVGPKYIGKYFEMCVSCYKNECALFPCDRGCGLPVCSTQCENSPKHVNYECEYLKSLVPTCGTDWSPNLLLAVVPIRALFLTEQQRKCLATLQSDKNLTCYPEIEQLKKNVTNSPSEEDMELMKHVCRILNTNSFETIMVHDKEHSVSLRGLYSIASFQNHCCVPNTRHHFDGEFRMYVSAALPIAAGEEITSTYTSLFWDTTLRRKFLSITKHFSCMCKRCSDPTEFKSRLGALLCASDKCSGELLPLDPLNMTTPWICNKCAITLNHRQICSIRSGIAGIIKEVLCKTPREIYKFLQKELSLLTPWSNYCIVDMKFRIVSYYGRSDGAKWEGLILYELYCTNLEKIKRFKQQPNIEEVDENQRILEKAITILQNDIISAVTFEHDKNYFKQPITV